One window of Magallana gigas chromosome 2, xbMagGiga1.1, whole genome shotgun sequence genomic DNA carries:
- the LOC105317758 gene encoding uncharacterized protein isoform X2 → MEYVRILFLGLIFTTFFIVLYLVLSSYSHTSYGYKIESDVHSFFIFEENIKSAIINEKTTNSTEYAKYIIPYDNQTLCQSIPDTKNWTFQCSVQCKELKLTDIPTTKVDVIKSCSMLQEGVSWSLIANRTFFHVPFKSKCLDNLIKDHCSTSNAVPNIAHYVWFSKKEMNFYHFLSFVSTLKHLNPCLVLVHGEVPFGLYWEYIVLIANNIINVKMSPPTTIFDRKIGRIEHQADVARLLILKEYGGIYLDTDEVILRSLDNLLNYTFTLSHAVDNNLSNGLILASPNATFISHWLDGYRTYTKAQWAYHSTILPCKLSKQYPDLLHVENKTFVRPNYTQLPLLFKKNFNWSQNYGIHLYIRFYKSMHTFNDIRRLNTTMGSVARYILYDTKELCFDT, encoded by the exons ATGGAGTATGTGCGGATTTTATTCCTTGGGCTGATATTCACCACATTTTTTATTGTGCTTTACCTCGTGTTGTCAAGTTATAGTCACACAAGCTATGGATATAAAATTGAAAGTGATGTCCATAGCTTCTTTATCTTTGAAG AGAACATCAAGTCCGCCATAATCAACGAGAAAACGACTAACAGCACAGAGTACGCAAAATACATAATCCCGTACGATAACCAGACATTGTGTCAAAGTATCCCAGACACAAAAAACTGGACATTCCAATGCAGTGTACAGTGCAAGGAATTAAAACTAACGGACATTCCAACGACTAAAGTGGACGTAATCAAGTCTTGCTCTATGTTGCAGGAAGGGGTTTCGTGGTCACTCATTGCAAATCGGACATTTTTTCACGTCccatttaaatcaaaatgtctGGACAATTTGATAAAAGATCATTGCTCAACTTCCAACGCTGTGCCAAATATTGCCCATTATGTATGGTTCTCAAAGAAGGAGATGAACTTCTATCACTTTTTAAGCTTCGTGAGCACCTTAAAACATTTGAATCCATGCCTGGTTCTAGTTCACGGGGAGGTGCCTTTTGGACTGTATTGggaatatattgttttaatcgCGAACAATATCATCAATGTGAAAATGTCTCCTCCAACAaccatatttgatagaaaaattggTCGAATTGAACATCAGGCTGATGTTGCCagacttcttatcttgaaag aatATGGAGGAATTTATCTTGACACAGATGAAGTTATATTAAGATCTTTAGATAACTTATTGAACTACACTTTTACCTTAAGTCACGCCGTTGATAATAACTTAAGCAATGGTCTGATACTTGCATCTCCGAATGCAACTTTCATTTCTCATTGGTTAGACGGATACAGGACATACACAAAGGCCCAGTGGGCTTACCATTCCACCATTTTACCATGTAAACTGTCAAAACAATATCCAGATTTATTGCACGTGGAGAATAAAACATTTGTCAGACCAAATTATACTCAACTACCACTGTTATTCAAGAAGAACTTTAATTGGTCTCAGAATTACGGCATTCATTTGTACATACGTTTCTACAAAAGTATGCATACATTTAATGACATAAGACGTTTGAATACGACCATGGGTTCTGTGGCTAGATACATCTTGTATGACACGAAAGAACTTTGTTTCGACACGTAG